Within the Novosphingobium sp. SL115 genome, the region ACAGGCGCGGCGTTTGGCGCAGAAGTGAACGTGGAAGCCTTGGCAACCGAAGGATCAAGTGCCCAGATGGACAAGCTTTTCACCGCAATCGCCAACCGGGTTTCTGCCGCTTCGGGAAAGGCCGGCACGTTCATCATCGCGCTGACCATCATCATCGCGTGGGGTATAAGCGGACCGGTGTTCAAATGGAGCGACACCTGGCAACTGGTCATCAACACTGGCACCACCATCATCACATTTCTGATGGTTTTCCTGATCCAGAACAGCCAGAATCGCGATGCCGCCGCGATGCAGGCCAAGCTGGACGAACTGCTGCGTGCTGTGGACAAGGCAAGGGTTGGGTTTGTGGGCATTGAACACCTGACCGACGACCAGATCAGCAAACTGCGCGATGCGCTGGAAGACGAAGTCGGTTGCCGCAGCGACAAGCAGGCGAGCGCGCACGAAACCGTCGAACGCCTGCTGGACCGGACATGACCGGCGCCACTACAAGGGTCGAAACCGACAGCCTTGGCGCGGTGGAGGTGCCTGCCGGGGCCTATTGGGGCGCGCAAACCCAGCGCAGCATCGACAATTTTCCATTTGGAACAGACGAACGAATGCCGCGCGGCATCACCCGCGCACTGGGACGGATCAAGCAGGCTGCAGCACGGGTCAACCGCAGGCACGGCCTGCCGGGCGATCTGGCTGATGCGATTGAACAGGCTGCCGCCGAAGTCGCAGAGGGCGATCTGGATGGTCAGTTTCCGCTAGTTATCTGGCAAACCGGCAGCGGCACCCAGTCCAACATGAACGCCAACGAGGTGATCGCAGGCCGCGCCAACGAGATTTTGACCGGCCAGCGCGGCGGCAAAAACCCGGTGCATCCCAATGACCATGTCAACCAAGGGCAATCGTCGAACGACACCTTTCCCACTGCGCTACATGTAGCAGCAGTCGAGGCGCTGAACACAGACCTGATCCCCGCGCTGGACCTGTTATGCGGCGAACTGACGCGCAAAAGCGAAGCGTGGGACAGTATCGTCAAGATAGGCCGCACCCATTTGCAGGACGCAACGCCGCTGACTCTGGGGCAGGAATTTTCAGGCTATGTCCAGCAATTGCGCGACAATTATGAGCGTCTGCGCGCGGCGGAAGGCCAACTGTTGCGGCTGGCACAGGGCGGAACCGCAGTGGGCACGGGGTTGAATGCGCCAGAAGGTTTTGCGAAGGCCATGGCCGCTGAACTTGCCAGACTGACGGGCCATGCCTTCACACCGGCACCCAACCGGTTCGAGGCACTGGCAAGCAACGATGCGCTTGTGCAGTTTTCAGCCACGCTAGCGACGCTTGCCGTATCATTGACCAAAATCGCCAACGATATCCGCCTGCTCGGGTCCGGTCCCCGGTCCGGTCTTGGCGAGCTGGACCTTCCCGCGAACGAACCGGGTAGTTCGATCATGCCAGGCAAGGTCAACCCGACGCAGGCTGAAATGCTGACGATGGTGGCAGCACAAGTGGTCGGCAACCATCAGGCGGTGACTGTGGGCGGCTTGCAAGGGCATCTTGAACTGAACGTATTCAAACCGATGATCGGATCGGCGGTGCTGCGTTCGATGCACCTGTTGTCGGTCGGGATGGCCAGTTTCGCCCAGCGCTGCGTTGCCGGGATCGAACCCAACCGGAGGCGGATTGCCGACCTTTTAGACCGTTCGCTGATGCTGGTCACGGCGCTGGCACCGGAAATCGGATATGATCGCGCCGCAGAAATCGCCAAGCATGCCCACCAGCATGATCTGACCCTGCGCGAAGCCGCCCTGACCCTTGGCCATGTCGATCAGGCTACCTTCGACCGGCTGATCCGCCCGCAGGATATGGTTTAGACGCAAGGAAAACCCCCGGATTGCCGTGAAACGATCCGGGGGTTTTAATCGAGTAATCAGTGCATCAACGCACCGAGCGACGGTTTACTTTGACGACTTGCTCTGGCTTTGCGCCGCGTCCTTGATCTGGCCTTCACCCATTGCGGAAATGACCGCATTGCCACTGCCAGAGAAGTTGGCGGCCGGAAGCGTGGCTGTTGCCCCATCCACCTTCACCAACAGGGCCTGTACTTGCCCGCGGCTGTCGGCAATGACCCCACGCACCTTACCCAGACGGTCGCCATCAGGACCGATCACACGCATGCCCTTGCTGACTTCGAAGTTGGCATCGCCTGCTGCGGCAAGGCTTCCGGCCGCAGCCAGTTGACCGGCCGCACCGGAAAACATGCCACTGCCATTGGCAGAACCTGAAGCACTACCATTGGCGCTGCGAGCAGCCTGACCGATCGCCCCCGCCGTGGTACGTCCGGCAGTGGCAGCACCCGATGCCACGTCGCGCGTGGTCCCCACAGCGCCACGAGCCGTCTGGCGCACCGCATCGGTGCCGATCAACTGGGCATCGGCGCTGCCGTTGGCGCTGCCGTTAGCACTGGTTGCCGTGCTGCCCGAAACCGTCCGCACCGGTGTTGATGCCGTCTGGGCGACCGCGCCTGCTACTCCGGCATTGGCGCTGCGATCAGCATGAACCGTGCCGGTCTTGCGGTTGACGCTTTGGCTGCCGGTGCTGCTGGCGGTTGAATTGACCGTGCCGCGCGTGGCCGAACCGATGGTGTCCATCGGCGAGCCGATGCTGCCTGCACCGCCCAGCGTGCCCCCCAGCGTACCGCCGATCCCACTGCCGCCAACAAGCTGGGCATGGGCGGGCATTGCGGTGAGGATGAGTGCAGTGGTGGTTGCGAGAAGAATTTTCATGGCAAGCTTCCTTTCAGTCGGTTGCAGCAACGCTTTTTCGTGCCGCTCGATGAAAGAAACGGATGAGGTTTGCGGTTTAATCCATCGCCACTGAAAATTATTTCGTTCGGCGGCATGAACCGCAGACAAGGCCGCGACCGAACACCGGATCAGGCCCTTTCCGACCGAGGTCGCGGGCTTCACCATCAAGCGCCAAGAGCCATTTCGCACCCCGGTCCGCAACAGCGCGGGCGGCACGCGCGGCGACCAGCGGCGTGGCAAAGGACGTGCCACGAACCGCTTTCCATTGCCCTGCGGCATTGGCGGCAAGCATGTCTGCACCCGGCGCCGCATAATCGAGATGAAGCGCGCGCCCGGCTTCGATCAAGGCGCGGTTTCGTCCGTCAACGGCGGTAACCGCGATGACGCCGGGGTAGGATGCCGGATAGGACGGCGGGGCTGCCGGGCCATCGTTGCCGACGGCTGCCACGACCACCATTCCACGTCCCTGAACCGCAGAGATCGCTTTTGCCAGCACAGCATTGCGCGGGCCGACAAGGCTGATGGAAACGACGCGCACCTTGCGCGTCAGCAGCCATCCCAGCGCGCGCACGATGGCAAAGGCGTTGCCGCCGGCAGGATCGTTGCCATAAACGTCCGCCACGGCGATATCTCTCGCCCCGGCATGCAGTAGCAGCGACACGACCGCGCTGCCATGATTGCTGGCCAGAGGTGCGCCGCGCGCAAATCCCTGGGTTGCGGCAACTTGTGCGGACGGCCCCGGCGCGCCGTCAATCACGCCGATGCGAACAGGCATGGTCGAAGCCGCAGTGCCCCCCGGCACAGATGGCGCTGCGGCCATGCTTCCCGCCGCCACGTTTCCTGATGCAAAATACAGTTGGTCCGACGATATCGTGACGCCGGGCAGCACTTTGCGCAGCCGCTTTTCTGCCTGCGCCAGCGCAGCACCCGGCGGGACGGCCAACCGCACCACAGCAAGGCCGAGATCCTGAAAATCCTCACGGGCGATCACCACAAAACCTGCCTGTTCGGCGCGGGCGATGGCGGCACTGTCAGCCCCTTCGAGCAGCAGTTCGCCTCTGCGCGCAGGCTGGTTTTCAGCGTCGAATTCTATTGCCTGCCGATTATTGCGGACTAGCTCCGCTAGCCGGTCAATCCGGGCTGACGTCAAGCCATCAACCGCCTTGCGGGTGGTGTTGACACCTTGTTCGAGCAGTCCATCAAGCCTGCTGTTGACCTGCCCCAAGGTATCACCCGCACCGGGCAAGGCCAGTTGGGCCATGGCAGGCGTGGCGGCCAGCACCATGGCAAGCGAAGCGGCGATAGTGGAGCGCATGAGCGAGAAACCTTGATTATTTCAACTGAACTGCGGATTAAACGCACCAGCCCTGACGTTTCATCCATGAAAGGCCAAGATCCTGACCGGAAGCTTTGAAACGCAGATCCTGTCCATGCTGCCGCGCCTGCGGCGGTTTGCAAGCGGATTGGCGCGTGACAGAGCGGATGGTGACGATCTTTGCCAGATGACGATCGAACGCGCACTTGTCCGACGCGACCAATGGCAGGACGGGACGCGCCTTGATAGCTGGGTGTACAGGATCATGCGCAATATCTGGATAGACGAAACCCGTGGCAGAACACGCAGATCGGCAACATTTGTGGGTGAAGAGGAAGGAGATGCCGTGGGCATGAGTGGCGAGCAGGAAGTTGCAGTCGAGATCAGCAATGTTGATCGGGCGATGGCCACTCTGCCTGCTGAACAGCGCGAAGCAGTGCTGCTGGTCATGGTGGAGGGCTATTCCTACAAGGAAGCTGCTGAAATCATCGGTTGCCCGGTTGGCACGCTGAATTCGCGGCTGGTGCGTGGCCGTGACGCACTGCTGGCGCTGCTGGGGGAAATGCCATGACCATCACCCCTGAACAACTGGCAGCCTTTGCCGATGGCGAATTGCCTGAGGCTGAAAGCCAGAAGGTTGCAGCATTGGTGGCGCAAGACACTGAATTGGCGCGAAAGGTTGCCGCGCATCGCGCGCTGCGCCAACGCCTTTCTGCGCATTTCGAACCGATTATGACAGCGCCATTGCCGGAAAGTCTGGTCGCCCGGCTGTCCCAGCCGGGCTCGCAAGTGGCGGATTTTGCACAGGCACGTCAACAGCGCGAACAGCAGCGCAGCATTCCCCGCTGGGCCTGGATTGCTGGCCCGGCGCTGGCGGCATCGCTTGCGCTGGCGGTGGTCCTGCCGGGACGGGATGATCCTGAAACCACGCTTGTCGGTGGGCAAAGCTATGCAGCCGGGCCATTGGCTGACGCGCTCGACAATCAATTGTTGGCCATTCAGCCTGCCGCTGCGGAACCGCGTATCCTGTTGAGCTTCAAGGACAGCGAGGGCGCATATTGTCGTGGCTTTACGGGCAAATCCCAATCCGGGATCGCCTGTCGCGATGCAAACGGCTGGCAGTTGCGCAAGCTGATCGGCGGGTCGCAGGCCGAAAGCGGTGACTACAGGCAGGCTGGCAGCGCCGATGCAGAGTTGATGGCGCTGGCTCAAGAAATGGCACCGGACGGAGCGCTGGATGCCGATCAGGAAGAGGCTGCAAAAAAGCGCGACTGGAAGTGACCACGCCTGAACCGGCTCAGGCTTTCAGGGTTAGCGGCAATCCTGCTGCGACAAATACGACTTCGCTGGCAACTTCAGCCAGTTTCTGATTGAGCCAGCCCGCCTCGTCGCGGAAGCGGCGCGCCAGTGCATTGTCAGGCACGATGCCCAGCCCCACTTCGTTGGCGATAAGCGCCACTGGCACCGAACATGCGCCAATTGCGCGGATCAGGCCATCGCAAGCCTCTGCCATGTCACGATCAGTCAGCATCTGATTGCTGAGCCATAAGGTCAGGCAATCCACCAGAATTGCGCTGAAGCGCTGACTGGCTTCGGCAATTGCGCCCGAAAGGTCGAGCGGCGCTTCCAGTGTCGTCCAGCGGCTGCCGCGATCCGCGCGGTGGCGAGCAATCCGGTCTGCCATCTCGCAATCGAAAGCCTGTGCCGTGGCGATATAGGCCAGAGAACCGTCGAAGCCTTCGACACGCTGCTGCCCATAGCGGCTCTTGCCAGAGCGCGCGCCACCCAGAATGAGCAGGCTGGTCATCGGCAGCCCTCCCGTGCCAGATTCAGCAAGCCGTCAATGTCGAGATGGGTTTCAAGTTCGCCAGCCAGTTGGTCCAGCGCGGTATCGACAACACGGTTGTGGTCGGTTCGGTTGGATGTCGCGCCGATGCTTTCAAGAAGCGCCGCTCTGAACCCCGGCTCAGACAGCAATCCGTGGCAATAGGTACCCATGACGCGGCCATCGAAACTTGTTGCACCGTCCATCCGGTCACCGTCGAGCATGGCGAAAGCGCGCGCTGTATCCGGTCCTTTCGTCACGCCCATGTGCATTTCAAAACCGCTGAACCCCGCGCCCAGCGCCGCGCCCGTTACGGTGCGCAATGCCTTGTCCTGTGTCAGCGTGGTTTCCACATCGAGCAGGCCAAGACCGGCAATCGCGCCAGGCGTGCCTTCGATGCCAAGCGGGTCGGCAATCGAGCGCCCAAGCATCTGGTAGCCGCCGCATATGCCCATCACCGCCCCACCGCGCCGGTGATGGGCAAGGATATCGACATCCCATCCCTGCGCCCGCAGGAATGCCATATCCGCAATCGTTGCCTTGGAACCGGGCAGGATAACGATATCGGCATGGGCCGGGATCACTGATCCGGGCGGGATCATCGCCAGTTCGACTTGCGGTTCGTGCCGCAGCGGATCGAGATCGTCAAAGTTCGAAATACGCGGCAACATGGGGCACGCTACCAGCTTGCGCGAGGGCGCAGAATGTTGTCTCTGCTCAAGCACTACGGCATCTTCGCTTGGCAGGGCCGTGATGCAACTCAGCCATGGGATCAGGCCGAAGCCACTCCATCCTGAAAGCCGCTCGATTGCGGCATAACCATCGGCAAACAGCGCAGGATCGCCGCGAAACTTGTTGACGATGAACCCACGGACCATCGCCGCATCGGCAGGATCAAGCACCGCGCGGGTTCCCACCAGCGAAGCGATCACCCCGCCCCGGTCGATATCGCCCACCAGCACCACTGGCACGTTGGCCGCGCGGGCAAAGCCCATGTTGGCAATATCGCCGTCGCGCAGGTTGATTTCCGCAGGCGAACCGGCCCCTTCCACGATCACCAGATCGCAGCGGTTGCGCAGCCGTTCCCAGCTTTCCAGCACTTCGGGCAACAGGCTGCGCCTGCCTTCCCGAAAGTTCGCAACGCCCAGTGTGCCGCGCACCCGGCCATGGACAATGAGTTGTGAAGTCCGATCGGCCTGTGGTTTGAGCAGGACGGGGTTCATGTCGGTATGCAGTTCAGCCCGCGCAGCGATGGCCTGCAACGCCTGTGCCCGCCCGATCTCTCCGCCATCTACCGTGACGGCGGCGTTGTTTGACATGTTCTGCGGTTTGAACGGCAGCACGCGCAATCCGCGATTGGCAAGCGCGCGGCAAAGCCCCGCCACCAATACCGATTTGCCGACATCCGAACCCGTTCCCTGCAACATCAAACCAGTCAAGTAACGCCCCCTGCACACACCCAGCCCAGCACAATGATCCAGGTAAGCGCGCAGGCGCGGTGATATATCCGCCGCGCGCGCACCAAAGCTTCCAGTCCTGCTTCGCCGCCATGGCCGATCCACGGTTTGTCCGCGATCTTTCCGTCATAGCTGATCGGTCCGGCCAAACGCACCCCCAGCGCGCCTGCCATTGCCGCTTCAGGCCAGCCTGCATTGGGTGATGCATGGCAGGTGCGATAGCGCCATAGCGTCCGCCAGCCACCACAACCGGCCAAGCAGATAAGCAAGGCGGCAATCCGCGCAGGAACAAGGTTCAGCGCATCGTCAGTGCGCGCAGAGGCCCAGCCAAAATCACGATATGGTTCTTCGGGGTGGCCGATCAGGCTGTCGGCCGTGTTGATCGCCTTCAATATCCAGATGCCCGGCAATCCTGCCACCAATAACCAGAACAGAGGCGCGATCACCCCGTCACAAAAGCTTTCTGCAAGGCTTTCGATCGCCGCGCGCGACACTCCGTTACGGTCAAGCGTAGCCGTATCACGCCCGACAATCATGGCGACGGCCAATCTTGCGACCTCCAGATCATCATCGGCCAACGCATCGACAACCGGGACGATGTGGTCATCAAGGCTTCGCTGTGCCAGCGCGGGCCATGCCAGAATGGCAACGATCAACCATCCGGCAGAACCGCTCTGATGCGCCAAAACGGTAAGTCCAGCTGCGACAAGGCCGGTTATGCTGACCAGCACGATCACTGTTACCACCCCGCCTGCCTTGCGTCTGGCACGGCTGACATCGCCCAGATTCCACTGCTTGTCGCACAATGCAATGACGCGGGCGAAGGCACCAACCGGATGCCCGATCCGTGCGTGGAGCCATGCAGGCCAGCCAAGCGCGGCATCAAGGGCAAGCGCGGCCAGTGCGACTGGTTCAGCCATGTCCGCCCACTTCGGACAAGGCCATGTCGAGCCGCTGCAAGGCGGCAGCGTTTGCCGGAAGGCCGATGCGCAACAGATCGGGATGGCCCGAAAATGGACGAGTGAGAATTTGCCGCGCGGCCAAGGCTTGAAACAAACCCCCGGCATTCTGCCCGACGATCAGCCGGAATAGCGGACAATCGCCCTTAAAGGAAAGTCGGTGGCGCTTCAGCACATCGTCAAGTGCCGCCGCCGACGCGCCAAGGCAACGGCGCGTTCCGGTAATCCACGGCATGTCACGATAGGCAGGCGTGGCAAAGGCCAGCGCTGCAGCGTGGATAGGCCAATCGCCCAATCCCTGCCGCAGATCGGCAAGCACTTTTGGCGGTGCGATCAAGAAACCAAGTCTCAGCCCGGCAAGTCCGAAGAACTTTCCGAACGAGCGCAAGACGATCAAACGCCGCCCTGCATCAACCTTGCCTAAAATGCTCCAGCCCGGATCGCAATCGGCAAAGGCTTCGTCCACGATCAGCCAACCGCCTTGCTGTTCCTGATGGTCCAGCAAGGCAAGCAATCTGTCGTGCGACAGGATACGCCCATCCGGGTTGTTGGGATTGCCGACGACCAGCACACTTGCCCGCTGCGGCAACTGCGCCAGATTTTGGATGCTTTCGGCCTGCGCAAATGCAGCGCGGTAAGTGCCATAGGCAAGCGGCTGGTGCAGTCCCGGCAGAGCGAGGCTTTGTCCAAGCTGGCGCAGGCCGGTTTCGCTTCCGGGCACTGCCGCACAAAGCGCTGGATCGCAGCCAAAGAATGCGGCGGCAGCGTATTCCAGCGATGCAAGCGCATCGGGATCGGGCAAAGCGCGCCAGTCAACGACCACGTCCGCGCCGGGGTGCCAAGAGCGCGGGTTGATCCCGGTAGAAAGATCGAGCCAGTCGGCTGGCTCGCCGCCGAACCGGGCGCAAGCCGCAGAAAGACGGCCCCCGTGATATGTGAAACCGGCGCTCATCAGGCTATGACCAGCATGACAAGCGCTGCTGTCTCGACAAGTTCGACACCCGCGCCATGGCCGTCCCCCGATATGCCACCAATGCGCGCCCGCAGCCACGGTGCCCAAAGTGGGATCACCATCAAGGCAGCAAGCAACGACGGGCAGGCAAAGCCAGCACAAAGGCTCCATACCGCAAGCCAGCAGGCGAACACCGGCCAGTTGGCCCCACGCCGGAACAAGGTGCCAAACCCTGCATGAAGTGGCGGCAGCATCAGCGCCCATGCGATCGGACCGATGCGTGCAAGGACCGGAACGAACAGCAGCAACAGCGGGCTTCCGCGCTGTAGCGCCAGATCGAGCAGCACGAACTTTGCGAGAATTTGCAAGGCAATAGCGGTGACGCCGAAGCTGCCGATATGCGGATCGGCCAGCACCTCGCTGATGCGGGAACGATCAGCATGGGCCGCACCGGTTGCATCGGCAATATCGCCCAGCCCGTCCAGATGCAGCGCCCCGGTCATGGCGACCCAAGCGATTAGACCAAAAAGCGCACCCAATGCGGAACCATGCATGGCCCCCGTTGCCGCTGCGCCCGCCACGCCTGCGCCAACCGCAAATCCTGCTAGCGGAAACCAGCGGATCGCGTTGCCGAAATCGCGATCGCTTGCCGCAATTGCTGGCAACGGCAGGCGCGTCATAAATTGCAAGGCCAGCAGCAGGGGCTTCATGGAACGGATTTTCCACGCAAGGCGATGATCTGCCCGCCCACCTGCCCGTCACCGGACCAGATGCGCAGCGACAGCAGCGCGCCATAAGGCAGATCGAACGCCCAAACCTGCCGATGATCCAGCCCGGTCACGACCGATACGGCGGCCCGCATTGCCCCGCCGTGTGTCACTGCCAAACCATCATCTTCAAGATCGGTCAGCGCTTCGGCAACGCGGCTTTGCAGTGTGGACCAGCTTTCCCCGCCCGGCGGCGGGTAGGCATCGGGATCATCCCAGAACAGGGCCAAGGCATCGGATGGCACGCTTTGCGGGGCTAGGCCGTCCCATGCACCGAAATCGAGTTCCCGCCAGCGTCGGTCGACGAAAAGCGCTACGGCGCGGGCCATAGCAAGTGTTTCTGCCCCCGCCAGCGCACGGTGCAAGTCCGAGCTTGTGATGCTGCGGATTACCAAGTCGTTCGGCACGGCGCCATGCAATCCACCTGCCGGATCGCATGGCGGTTCGTCACCATGCCCTAACAGAAGGCCCTCTCGGCGGGGCGGGCCATGCCGCAGCAGGTGAACGACTTTGTGGCTCAAAGCGCCTGCTCCACCGCAGCCTCGGCAAATGTTGCCATACCGTTATGGGCAGCCAGTGCAGCTTTCACGATATGCACCGCCACCGCCGCGCCAGAACCTTCACCCAGTCGCATGTTCAAACGGAGCAATGGCTCCAGCCCGAACCGTTCCAAAAGCCGGGCATGGGCCTGTTCGGCTGAACAATGCCCCGCAAGGCAATGCGCGGCAAATGCAGGCTGAGCGGCAATGAACGGTGCAATTGCTGCGCAGCAAATGAACCCGTCAAGCAGCACCGGAACACGATAAATCCGGGCGGCAAGGATTGCGCCTGCCATTGCCGCAATTTCCCGCCCGCCCAGCCGACGCAATATCTCAATCGGGGAATGGCAGTGCGGACCATGCAAGGCGATGGCGCGATCCACTGCGTCGATTTTGCGAGCGATACCTGCATCATTAACGCCGCTGCCGCGCCCGCACCAGTCCGCCGCATTGCCACCGAAGGCTTGCAGACAGAGTGCTGCGGCAGGCGTGGTGTTGGCAATGCCCATCTCACCCACGAACAGAAGATCGGTTTGCGGGGTGACGACAGCCGCCCCTGCCGATAGCGCGGCAAGGCATTCATCGACAGTCATCGCAGGTTCGCAGGCAATGTCGCCAGTTGGCTTTTCCAGATCGAGCGCAACCACGCAAAGCTGCGCACCGCAGGCTTGGGCAAGCTGGTTGATCGCTGCACCTCCAGCCAGGAAGTTGCCCACCATCTGGGCAGTGACCTCGGCAGGAAAGGCGCTGACACCGCGCGCAGCAACCCCATGGTTTCCTGCAAAGACCGCCGCCCGGATCGTGTGCAGTGCGGGACGCGGATTTCCCTGCCATCCCGCCATGAACAGGGCAATTTCCTCAAGCCTGCCCAACGAACCGGCGGGCTTGGTCAGCATGGCTTGCCGCTCGGTTGCAGCAGCAATTGCCGCCTCATCGGGCACCGGCAGGTTCTCCAACGCTCCATCAATGGTCGCGACGCTATCAAACAGCATCATGTACAAACGAACCCTTCAGGCGGGGTACGGGTGATGAAGTGCCCCTTCACCCCGGCTGGCCATTCTCCATAAGGGACCACCCCTTCGGCACTGGCGGCGTGGCGTGCCGCATATTCGAGGATTGCGCGGGCCTCATCCTCGGCGGGTCGAAACCCGCCGAGGACATAACCGATCTTGCCCGGTGCGCGCACATGCACGGCGCAATGGCGCTGACAGGCAAACAGGCAGGCCATTTCCTGCACTTCGACTTGTGCCAGCGCAGGGTCGGCCCGTTGAACACGGCGCATAGCGTCTGCCAGCAAGGCACCGCCACGCCGCCCTTGTTCATCTTCGCGCTGTTCTGCCGAAACGCGGCAGGTGGAGCACACGACCACTGCCGGTCCGGGCGTTACTGCGCGCAGCATCAGAACCGGCTCCTCAGGCCCAGATAGACCGTGCGCCCCAGCGCGCCATAACCACCGGCGGTTTCGTAGCGCTTGTCTGCGAGGTTTTCGACACGGCCATTGAAGGTCAACTTCTCAGCCACGCGCCACTGCGCGCGCAAGTCGAGCAGCCAGTAATCCGGCAACACCGTCGCGCTGCTTGCGCGATCGAAGGTTCTGCCAGCATAGCGCGCGGCAAGGCTGGCCCGCAGGCCCTGTGGCAGCTCGAACCCGCCCTCGATGTTGGCCAGATGGCGTGGCACACGGGCCAGTTGCCGCCCAAGATCGCTGCTGCCAGGCGAGCGGTCTTCCGCCACAATCCAGCTATAGTTGCCGTTAGCAAACACCACGCCAAGCTGCGCACGCGCGGCCAGTTCCAATCCCTTGGCATGGGCTTTGCGCACATTGGCGTAATAGCCAAAGCGGCTGGTCGTGGTGCCCGGAATGAAGCAGGTGGCCGGCAATGTACCGGTGGTGGGGCAATAGGCAAAGTCGATCAGGTTGTCGGTATCGCGTTCGAACCATGTGGCCGACGCATGCAGCACGTCGCCCAGGGCGTGTTCAGCCCCCACTGACCAGCCCCTGGCCTTCTCAGGTTGCAGCGCGGCAGAACCGTAAATGCTGAAAAGCTGATAGAGCGAGGGCGCCTTGAACCCTTCGTCATAACTGGCGCGCAACACTGTGCGACCACCATTCGGCGTGAACACTGCGCCGCCTGAAAACACCGTGCTTCCGCCATACCGCGACTGGTCATCGTGCCGCACGCCGCCGTTGATCGTCAGCCCCGCCAGCGGAGTTACCCGCAACTGGCCATAAACGCTGTTGGTGTCAGCCGCATTGGGCACCAACGCATAAGCTGCCGTGCTGTTCGATGGCGATGCACTGGTCATGCGCTGTTCCTCACGCTCGGCTCCGAAATCTGCCTGCACGCCGTCCGAAATGTGCAACGACCCCTGATATTCAAACCGACGGACACGGCCATGCGCATCGAAGTTCAGTGGGCGGACAGAGCGGGCGGGATCGTAATTCTCGCGGTCGGTTTCGGTCTGAAGCACGGCAAGGCGGTTGGTTAGTCGACCGTCCAGCAGCACCAGATTCAGGCCAGCATAGCCTGTCCATTCACTGGTCAGGCCATAGGCACGCGAATCCCCCGATGTGCCGTCAAACTCATTGCGGGCATCGGCCCAGTATCCGCGCAGATCGAGCGATAGACTGGATGTCAGCTTGAACGTGGCCGTACCGCTGGCCGAAGTGCGGCGGTATCCGTCGGCTTCGGTCCCGTTGCTGCGCGCGGAAATGCCATCGGTGGTAAAGACCGACCCTGCGACCCGCCAGTCAACCAGCGATCCAGTGCC harbors:
- a CDS encoding TonB-dependent receptor plug domain-containing protein — encoded protein: MRPTFYSAVSTRILTASILTTLSVAPCFAEEMVPGEAPDSSLGSSIVVTALRSPVEQDRVSATVTVLDEAAIRQQQPIALTDLLLRTPGISLTRNGGLGTATSLRIRGADSSQAVMVIDGVRISDPSATGGGYSFSNLLLDDIERVEILRGPQSILWGSDAIGGVVNVLTRRAEQPLEGSMAVEAGTHETVNARGGIGGTGSLVDWRVAGSVFTTDGISARSNGTEADGYRRTSASGTATFKLTSSLSLDLRGYWADARNEFDGTSGDSRAYGLTSEWTGYAGLNLVLLDGRLTNRLAVLQTETDRENYDPARSVRPLNFDAHGRVRRFEYQGSLHISDGVQADFGAEREEQRMTSASPSNSTAAYALVPNAADTNSVYGQLRVTPLAGLTINGGVRHDDQSRYGGSTVFSGGAVFTPNGGRTVLRASYDEGFKAPSLYQLFSIYGSAALQPEKARGWSVGAEHALGDVLHASATWFERDTDNLIDFAYCPTTGTLPATCFIPGTTTSRFGYYANVRKAHAKGLELAARAQLGVVFANGNYSWIVAEDRSPGSSDLGRQLARVPRHLANIEGGFELPQGLRASLAARYAGRTFDRASSATVLPDYWLLDLRAQWRVAEKLTFNGRVENLADKRYETAGGYGALGRTVYLGLRSRF